In Thermotoga sp. Ku-13t, one genomic interval encodes:
- a CDS encoding diguanylate cyclase, which translates to MQEKEELLKRIKMLEDQLEYYRSREAQMEQLIQEYNELIRRQFDLYDQFVRDIGTSRIIDPYTRVYSADHISKLIAYYHQRAFEENRSYGLILVRLTEKDENFEANLLALAKLLKNTVRVPMDSIGRLSEDTFAVLLTEINKENTRKVIERMKSFIDQQLAIPVKISFRCYPEDTSNLEEMMKEMYEEVS; encoded by the coding sequence GTGCAGGAAAAAGAAGAACTTCTCAAGAGGATCAAAATGCTGGAAGACCAGCTCGAGTACTACAGATCACGCGAAGCGCAGATGGAACAGCTCATCCAGGAGTACAACGAGTTGATTCGAAGACAGTTCGATCTCTACGACCAGTTCGTTCGTGACATCGGCACGAGCAGGATCATCGATCCTTACACGCGGGTGTATTCAGCGGACCACATCAGCAAGCTGATAGCCTACTACCACCAGCGCGCGTTCGAAGAGAACCGCAGTTATGGTTTGATACTCGTCCGCCTAACGGAAAAAGATGAGAACTTCGAAGCAAACCTGCTGGCCCTGGCGAAGCTTTTAAAGAACACCGTCCGCGTACCCATGGACAGCATTGGAAGGCTCAGCGAAGACACCTTCGCCGTTCTTCTCACAGAGATCAACAAGGAGAACACGCGTAAGGTTATCGAGAGGATGAAATCTTTCATCGATCAGCAACTGGCAATTCCAGTCAAAATCTCCTTCAGATGCTATCCGGAGGACACTTCGAACCTTGAAGAGATGATGAAAGAAATGTACGAGGAGGTCAGCTGA
- the gmk gene encoding guanylate kinase: MAGVLYVISGPSGVGKTSIIDGVMKKVKNVVFSVSCTTRPKRPNEVDGRDYFFVDERTFKCMMEQDEFLEWAVVHGYYYGTPRKFVEEQLKNNVNVILDIDVQGAMTVMKKVKDAVFIFIAPPSFEELKRRLMRRGTERQEDMMKRLEDAKKELEQIPKFQYLIVNVDLQESIDQLTSIIVAEQLKVERVIERLGSHKIFSDGGDSQ, from the coding sequence GTGGCGGGAGTACTCTACGTGATAAGTGGCCCTTCAGGCGTGGGCAAGACTTCGATCATCGACGGCGTTATGAAAAAAGTCAAAAACGTGGTGTTCTCCGTTTCGTGCACGACCAGGCCCAAGAGACCCAACGAGGTCGATGGGCGTGATTATTTTTTCGTTGATGAACGGACCTTCAAGTGCATGATGGAGCAGGATGAATTCTTGGAATGGGCCGTGGTGCACGGTTATTACTACGGCACACCGCGCAAGTTCGTCGAGGAACAGTTGAAGAACAATGTCAACGTCATACTGGACATCGACGTGCAGGGTGCCATGACGGTGATGAAGAAGGTGAAGGATGCGGTGTTCATTTTCATCGCTCCACCTTCTTTCGAAGAACTCAAGCGCCGTTTAATGAGGCGTGGTACGGAACGGCAGGAGGATATGATGAAACGGCTCGAAGACGCCAAGAAGGAACTGGAACAGATCCCGAAGTTCCAGTACCTCATAGTCAACGTGGACCTGCAGGAATCGATCGACCAGCTCACGTCTATAATCGTTGCGGAACAGCTGAAGGTTGAAAGGGTTATCGAGCGACTCGGATCGCACAAAATCTTTTCGGACGGAGGTGACTCTCAATGA
- a CDS encoding POTRA domain-containing protein, producing MKRVLVSLLSLILGLTIYAIVISDVKFVGLVTVSEKELMPLVKDYLEVELKDEAIAEIAKKIFDVGYFSSLEPKLVASEGRFVLQFVVQENPIVRDWKLNLEGPELVKLTDLASVVTLEKGKALNMSKVRESLNAIKQKFDEAGYFLVEISGDFKDNTYFFSIVPYALWDVYFVGETEGLDIAQVRKQIKIDTLKDYYTTPSLLRILIKDIKRCYPTVNDISSVLFTLANYIYFGPETSIDFEKIEIPNVPEKAVAMKVKVVQPRYVPDEGKVYEKIEFSGNELISSEQLRKVVSVGEYRLVRNSDVLRSMQAIIDLYKEKGYPLCHVVVQEQDKTLQFRIIEKYVVNVEFKGFEGTKTYVIDDLVTFKPGQPLSQKDFYDTVSALNRTQFFEAVKVYPVGKPENRDVNVVVEVKEKDKKFSLSGGISWSPVKDRPWYEGFLGELFFSTINPFGYGQTFATTLKLGFESRLIQFDYSIRKPFKLPATLGALFSYEWTNSTQIFKVGGNASTLRFAGHAFGGGVTYENRTYTDFSENTLILSGNYSYDTRSDPIFPTQGRYLYFGLDKAGLFDLADRDYWKFRLDVRMFMPVWNEQLVAAFRFFTSAVLLDKYTNPGSTEETILFYGIDSVRGVDGTKAKAGILASGELRYDLKSQTLPMYMLAFVDAGGTGETLAQPTLRLTAGPELDIAVPMLGVMGFGVAYDFNGQWTWENFKPFFRFGAAF from the coding sequence ATGAAGAGGGTCCTCGTTTCGCTACTTTCGTTGATCCTCGGATTGACAATCTACGCAATCGTCATATCGGACGTGAAGTTCGTCGGCTTGGTGACGGTATCGGAGAAAGAGCTGATGCCTCTTGTGAAGGACTACCTTGAGGTGGAGTTGAAAGACGAAGCCATTGCGGAGATCGCAAAGAAGATCTTCGATGTGGGTTATTTCTCATCCCTGGAACCGAAACTGGTCGCATCGGAGGGGCGCTTCGTCCTCCAGTTCGTTGTCCAGGAGAATCCCATCGTCAGAGACTGGAAGCTGAACCTGGAAGGTCCGGAGCTGGTGAAGTTGACAGACCTTGCCAGTGTCGTTACGCTCGAAAAAGGTAAAGCCCTCAACATGTCAAAGGTGAGAGAAAGCCTCAACGCGATCAAACAGAAGTTTGACGAGGCTGGTTATTTCCTCGTTGAAATAAGCGGCGATTTCAAAGACAACACGTACTTTTTCAGCATCGTTCCGTACGCTCTCTGGGACGTGTATTTCGTCGGTGAGACCGAAGGGCTGGACATCGCTCAGGTGAGAAAACAGATAAAGATCGACACGCTTAAGGATTACTACACAACGCCCTCGTTGTTGAGAATACTGATCAAGGACATAAAGCGCTGTTATCCGACGGTGAACGACATCTCTTCTGTGCTGTTCACGCTCGCGAACTACATCTACTTTGGCCCGGAAACTTCCATAGACTTCGAGAAGATCGAAATTCCGAACGTTCCTGAGAAAGCTGTGGCCATGAAGGTGAAGGTGGTCCAGCCCAGGTACGTACCGGACGAAGGTAAGGTGTACGAAAAGATCGAATTTTCCGGGAACGAGCTGATAAGCTCTGAGCAATTGCGCAAGGTGGTGTCCGTTGGAGAGTACAGGCTGGTGAGAAACTCGGACGTTCTGAGATCGATGCAGGCGATAATAGATCTTTACAAAGAGAAAGGATATCCTCTGTGTCACGTTGTGGTCCAGGAGCAGGACAAAACCTTGCAGTTCAGAATCATCGAGAAGTACGTAGTGAACGTCGAGTTCAAAGGTTTTGAGGGGACCAAGACGTATGTCATCGATGACCTCGTCACCTTCAAACCCGGTCAACCGCTCAGTCAGAAAGACTTCTACGATACTGTCTCAGCATTGAACAGGACGCAGTTCTTCGAAGCCGTGAAGGTTTATCCTGTGGGTAAGCCCGAAAACCGCGACGTGAACGTCGTGGTCGAGGTCAAAGAGAAAGACAAGAAGTTCAGCCTCAGTGGTGGAATTTCCTGGAGCCCCGTGAAAGACAGGCCTTGGTACGAAGGGTTCTTAGGTGAACTGTTTTTCTCGACGATCAACCCCTTCGGTTATGGTCAGACGTTCGCGACCACCCTGAAGCTCGGTTTTGAGAGCAGGTTGATACAGTTCGATTACTCCATCAGAAAACCGTTCAAATTGCCGGCAACGCTTGGTGCACTCTTCAGCTACGAATGGACGAATTCCACGCAAATTTTCAAAGTTGGAGGCAACGCTTCCACGCTCAGGTTCGCCGGACATGCGTTCGGTGGAGGCGTGACTTACGAGAACAGAACCTACACCGATTTCTCGGAGAACACGCTCATCCTTTCGGGCAACTATTCTTACGACACCAGGAGTGATCCGATCTTCCCAACGCAGGGTCGGTACCTCTACTTCGGTCTGGACAAAGCCGGTCTGTTCGACCTGGCAGACAGAGATTACTGGAAGTTCCGGCTCGATGTGCGCATGTTCATGCCCGTCTGGAACGAACAGCTCGTCGCCGCATTCAGATTCTTCACGAGTGCAGTTCTCCTGGATAAGTACACCAATCCGGGTTCGACCGAGGAAACGATCCTCTTCTACGGAATCGACTCTGTACGTGGCGTTGATGGTACCAAGGCCAAAGCAGGCATTCTGGCTTCTGGAGAGTTGAGGTACGATCTGAAATCTCAGACCTTGCCCATGTACATGCTGGCGTTCGTGGATGCTGGAGGAACGGGTGAAACGCTCGCTCAACCCACGCTGAGGCTCACAGCTGGACCGGAACTGGACATCGCGGTTCCGATGCTCGGCGTGATGGGGTTCGGCGTCGCCTACGATTTCAACGGTCAATGGACCTGGGAGAACTTCAAGCCGTTCTTTAGATTTGGAGCAGCTTTTTGA
- the coaBC gene encoding bifunctional phosphopantothenoylcysteine decarboxylase/phosphopantothenate--cysteine ligase CoaBC yields the protein MKILVGVTGCIALYKVVGLVSSLRKDGHELRIVMTQSAEKLVSKDLFSAVGSCPVYTDKDAFDIKDGFIPHTDLSRWADVLVVAPATANTIAKIAHGIADNLLTMICLAYAKEKKLLVPAMNVRMFDNPITQENIEKLRRMGWWVLEPAEGHLACGEVGRGRYPENEIVQEAIYILASEKPLKNLRLLVTAGPTWESIDPVRVVTNRSSGKMGFEIARMAVRLGAKVTLISGPTCLNPPFFVEEYVRVESAQEMFEEVVRRFDSIDAVIMSAAVADYTPAVKSASKLKKVDEKLYIEFVKTKDILEELGRRKARQILVGFAVETEELESYAEQKLKKKNLDMIVANSVQAMGSDQNQVTIIKRDGTKKRVGPDAKDRVALAILDELAHLCGRA from the coding sequence ATGAAAATCCTCGTTGGTGTCACCGGTTGCATAGCGTTGTACAAGGTTGTTGGACTCGTCAGCAGTCTGCGCAAGGACGGGCACGAACTGAGGATCGTCATGACGCAGAGCGCGGAAAAACTCGTTTCGAAAGATCTTTTTTCCGCCGTAGGAAGTTGTCCGGTGTACACGGACAAGGATGCCTTCGACATAAAAGACGGTTTCATACCGCACACCGATCTGTCGAGATGGGCTGATGTTTTGGTCGTCGCACCTGCCACTGCAAACACCATCGCGAAGATCGCACACGGTATCGCGGACAATTTGCTCACGATGATCTGTCTTGCCTACGCAAAGGAAAAGAAGCTTTTGGTGCCCGCCATGAACGTGCGTATGTTCGACAATCCCATTACGCAGGAAAACATCGAGAAACTGCGCCGGATGGGATGGTGGGTCCTGGAACCCGCCGAGGGCCACCTGGCGTGCGGCGAGGTGGGCCGCGGGAGATACCCGGAGAATGAGATCGTTCAGGAAGCCATCTACATCCTGGCGAGTGAAAAACCCCTGAAAAACCTCCGTCTGCTCGTCACGGCGGGTCCAACCTGGGAGAGCATCGATCCCGTTCGTGTGGTGACGAACCGCTCGAGCGGAAAGATGGGCTTCGAGATCGCCAGAATGGCGGTCAGGCTCGGTGCGAAGGTCACGCTGATCAGCGGTCCAACGTGTTTGAACCCCCCGTTCTTTGTTGAAGAGTACGTGAGAGTAGAGAGTGCCCAGGAGATGTTCGAAGAAGTGGTCCGGCGGTTCGATTCCATCGATGCCGTGATCATGTCCGCCGCCGTGGCCGATTACACTCCGGCGGTGAAGAGTGCGTCCAAGCTGAAAAAGGTTGATGAGAAGCTCTACATAGAGTTTGTGAAAACTAAAGACATCCTCGAAGAGCTGGGTCGAAGGAAGGCCAGACAGATCCTCGTTGGGTTCGCCGTGGAGACTGAAGAACTCGAAAGTTACGCGGAGCAGAAGTTGAAGAAGAAGAACCTGGACATGATCGTCGCCAACAGTGTGCAGGCCATGGGGAGCGATCAGAACCAGGTGACGATCATAAAAAGAGACGGCACGAAAAAACGGGTGGGTCCGGATGCGAAAGATCGTGTTGCTCTGGCTATTCTTGATGAGCTCGCTCACCTCTGCGGCCGTGCATGA
- a CDS encoding L,D-transpeptidase family protein yields MRKIVLLWLFLMSSLTSAAVHEVFVRSFEKNVIELSIRPIYTPEEKPKMYLFTQTGHRTAKGVKDDSVVFNVSGTDWIIVESFGKSVMGYLMHGSEPVMLKLSTYRQEPRIFLFTDLEKQRFYITLKVPEEWKPLGCEFQNLNFQKFFLNGFWYFYTSDRPKDGIHTLKLSFQLPHGLLKETKLDVFVFHGLVNLLRGSTAPMRVESIPPYIHTVKPGETLWSIANMYGLTVPDLELANGIADGNRIVSGTVLKLAKVRFDSSLTTIVINTSTGRLALYYNGVLVKVFPVAVGRSDMTPPGTYWITKKEVDPALYWFGEYIPPRSPINGLGTRFFQLSNPTYGIHGTTKPWEIGKRISHGCIRMFNQDIETIDAFIDVGTKMVVVRNTEEFPTRWNF; encoded by the coding sequence ATGCGAAAGATCGTGTTGCTCTGGCTATTCTTGATGAGCTCGCTCACCTCTGCGGCCGTGCATGAGGTGTTTGTCAGATCTTTCGAAAAGAACGTGATAGAACTCTCTATCAGACCGATCTATACACCGGAAGAAAAACCAAAAATGTACCTTTTCACCCAGACAGGTCACAGAACGGCCAAGGGTGTGAAGGACGACTCCGTCGTGTTCAATGTGTCTGGCACAGACTGGATCATCGTTGAAAGTTTCGGAAAAAGCGTCATGGGCTATCTCATGCATGGTTCTGAACCAGTGATGTTGAAGCTTTCGACCTACAGACAGGAACCCCGGATTTTCCTCTTCACAGATCTGGAAAAGCAGAGATTTTACATCACTCTGAAAGTACCGGAGGAATGGAAACCACTGGGTTGCGAGTTTCAAAACCTCAACTTTCAAAAATTTTTCCTAAACGGTTTCTGGTATTTCTACACCTCCGACAGACCGAAAGATGGAATCCACACGCTCAAATTGTCTTTCCAGCTACCCCACGGTTTGTTGAAAGAAACAAAACTCGATGTGTTCGTCTTTCACGGCTTAGTGAATTTGCTCAGAGGTTCCACAGCCCCCATGCGCGTTGAATCAATACCGCCTTACATCCACACTGTCAAACCCGGTGAGACGCTGTGGTCCATCGCCAACATGTACGGCTTGACCGTGCCGGATCTGGAACTCGCGAACGGCATCGCAGATGGAAACCGCATCGTCTCCGGTACCGTGCTGAAACTGGCGAAGGTGCGTTTCGATTCCTCGCTCACCACCATAGTCATAAACACGTCAACCGGCAGGCTCGCCCTGTACTACAATGGAGTCCTGGTCAAGGTTTTCCCCGTGGCCGTTGGTCGCAGCGACATGACTCCACCAGGAACGTACTGGATCACGAAGAAGGAAGTCGATCCAGCCCTTTACTGGTTCGGAGAATACATTCCGCCGCGTTCACCGATAAACGGCCTCGGCACGAGGTTCTTCCAGCTCTCTAACCCCACCTACGGCATACATGGAACAACAAAACCGTGGGAAATCGGAAAAAGGATCTCCCACGGTTGTATCCGCATGTTCAATCAGGATATCGAAACCATCGATGCATTCATTGATGTCGGAACGAAAATGGTGGTCGTCAGAAATACGGAAGAGTTCCCAACCAGATGGAACTTCTGA
- the murA gene encoding UDP-N-acetylglucosamine 1-carboxyvinyltransferase, with protein sequence MGKIIVHGGVRLEGSVKISGAKNAALPILAATILLDEPVFVRNVPDLMDVRTMIEILQSVGYIVRFENNVVLVEPSMNLKGEVPYELVRKMRASFNVLGPLAVKCGEACVSLPGGCSIGVRPVDFHLEGLQKLGFSIEIEHGVVRARREKKLQECYISFPFPSVGATEHIMTTAVLLEGTRTIIDNAAMEPEIVDLADFLIKCGAKVSGAGSRRIEVEGVRKLSSCDHAIIPDRIEAGTYAIAAAATRGEVLLEDVRPDHMMTAIDALRQSGTEVNVERESILVRMNKRPKPLRLQVTPYPGFPTDLQPQMIAYLSVAEGTSVIVETVFKSRFQHVDELRRLGAQIELTDGTAIIYGVEKLQGTIVTATDLRAAAALVIAGLMAEGTTTVEEVDHIFRGYENLMEKLSKLGAVVEYQND encoded by the coding sequence ATGGGTAAAATCATCGTTCATGGAGGAGTGAGACTCGAGGGGTCGGTGAAGATTTCGGGCGCAAAGAATGCGGCATTGCCAATCCTCGCGGCCACAATTTTGCTCGACGAACCTGTTTTTGTTCGCAATGTCCCCGACCTGATGGACGTGCGGACGATGATCGAGATCCTTCAATCCGTAGGTTACATAGTGCGGTTCGAAAACAACGTGGTGCTCGTGGAGCCTTCGATGAATCTGAAGGGAGAAGTGCCTTACGAGCTCGTCAGGAAGATGCGAGCCTCCTTCAACGTCCTCGGGCCACTGGCTGTGAAGTGTGGAGAAGCTTGCGTTTCTCTGCCCGGTGGTTGTTCCATCGGAGTCAGGCCTGTCGATTTCCACCTGGAGGGCCTTCAAAAGCTCGGTTTCTCCATAGAGATAGAGCATGGAGTGGTCAGGGCTCGGAGAGAAAAGAAATTGCAGGAATGCTACATCTCTTTCCCTTTTCCGAGCGTCGGAGCGACTGAACACATAATGACGACCGCCGTTTTGCTCGAGGGAACCAGAACGATCATCGATAACGCTGCGATGGAGCCGGAGATCGTCGATCTCGCGGATTTTCTCATCAAGTGTGGTGCAAAAGTTTCCGGCGCTGGAAGCCGCAGGATAGAAGTCGAAGGCGTGAGGAAATTGAGTTCGTGCGATCATGCGATCATCCCTGATCGCATCGAAGCGGGCACCTATGCGATCGCCGCTGCAGCAACACGTGGTGAGGTGCTCCTGGAGGACGTTCGACCCGACCACATGATGACTGCCATAGATGCGTTGAGGCAATCCGGTACGGAAGTGAACGTTGAGAGAGAAAGTATCCTGGTGCGGATGAACAAGCGCCCGAAACCACTCAGGCTTCAAGTCACACCTTATCCAGGTTTTCCGACAGACCTTCAACCGCAGATGATCGCTTACCTGAGCGTGGCGGAAGGTACGTCCGTGATCGTTGAGACCGTGTTCAAGTCACGATTTCAGCACGTTGATGAGCTCCGCAGGCTCGGCGCACAGATAGAATTGACGGACGGGACCGCCATCATTTACGGCGTGGAGAAGCTCCAGGGAACGATCGTAACCGCCACAGACCTCAGGGCCGCGGCTGCCCTGGTCATCGCTGGTTTGATGGCCGAAGGTACGACAACGGTGGAGGAAGTCGATCACATCTTCAGAGGATACGAAAACCTGATGGAAAAACTCTCAAAGCTCGGTGCAGTTGTGGAGTACCAAAATGATTGA
- a CDS encoding DUF370 domain-containing protein, with protein sequence MYGLINIGFGNVISGDRVIAIVNPESAPLKRLKEEAKDEGKLIDATYGRKTRAIIITDSNHIILSAIQPETIAQRFKQSMIEIEETLSKVR encoded by the coding sequence GTGTACGGCCTGATCAACATAGGTTTCGGGAACGTCATTTCGGGTGACCGTGTGATCGCGATAGTGAACCCGGAATCTGCACCCCTGAAAAGGCTGAAGGAGGAAGCGAAGGACGAAGGAAAACTCATCGACGCCACGTACGGGCGCAAGACGCGCGCGATCATCATCACCGACAGCAACCACATCATACTCAGCGCGATCCAGCCGGAGACGATCGCCCAGAGGTTCAAACAGTCTATGATAGAGATCGAAGAAACTTTGAGCAAAGTGAGGTAG
- a CDS encoding radical SAM protein, with protein sequence MIERIEWFRSHLSNCRLCPVECGVDRRSQLGRCGVGDAAKLSSVVLHFGEEPPISGETGAGTVFFTGCNMHCIYCQNMNFSQKGLGVEVEVEELADFFLDLQQSGARTLNLVTPTPNLIFIVEALWIARQRGFNLPVVYNTSSYEKLETLRMLEGIVDIYLADLRYADDGTGMRYSKVPDYFSVASKALIEMHRQVGSFDEKKMKGLIVRHLVLPNDVVRSRDVLDFVYFCLSPSVPVAIMSQYNPVFGARNDPVIGRRITKEEYERVIDYALELGLDGWMQTEEKKRVTVRPVASTYRVIEKLRSRTSGKPLPSQ encoded by the coding sequence ATGATTGAAAGAATCGAATGGTTCAGGAGCCATCTCTCTAACTGCAGACTGTGTCCAGTTGAATGTGGCGTCGATCGTCGAAGCCAGCTTGGTCGGTGCGGTGTTGGTGACGCTGCAAAGCTGAGCAGCGTTGTTCTCCATTTCGGCGAGGAACCCCCCATCAGCGGTGAAACTGGAGCGGGCACGGTCTTCTTCACAGGTTGCAACATGCATTGCATCTACTGTCAGAACATGAATTTCAGCCAGAAGGGTCTGGGCGTCGAAGTGGAGGTTGAGGAACTCGCCGATTTCTTTCTGGACCTTCAACAAAGTGGGGCGAGGACTCTGAACCTTGTCACACCGACACCGAACCTGATCTTCATAGTCGAAGCGCTGTGGATCGCAAGGCAGAGGGGATTCAACCTGCCGGTCGTTTACAACACGAGCAGTTACGAGAAGCTGGAAACGCTCAGAATGCTCGAGGGGATCGTGGACATATACCTTGCCGATCTGAGGTACGCCGACGATGGAACCGGTATGAGGTACTCGAAAGTTCCCGATTACTTCTCCGTCGCCAGCAAAGCTCTGATCGAGATGCACCGGCAGGTCGGTTCTTTCGATGAAAAAAAGATGAAGGGTCTGATCGTGCGTCATCTGGTATTGCCCAACGATGTGGTGAGATCTCGAGACGTGCTGGATTTCGTCTACTTCTGTCTATCTCCATCCGTTCCGGTGGCGATCATGTCGCAGTACAACCCCGTCTTCGGGGCGAGGAACGATCCTGTCATAGGAAGAAGGATCACGAAAGAAGAATACGAGCGCGTCATAGATTACGCACTCGAGCTTGGCTTGGACGGTTGGATGCAGACGGAAGAGAAGAAGAGGGTCACCGTCAGACCCGTCGCGTCCACCTACAGAGTCATCGAGAAGCTGAGATCAAGAACATCAGGAAAACCGCTCCCAAGCCAATAG
- a CDS encoding S1 RNA-binding domain-containing protein, with translation MVKVGDVVKSKVTQITKFGAVVTLENGETGFIHISKIANQYVKNVEDFLKQGQEVTARIIGKTRDGKWELSLKEEKSQEEQKDAKKAEFEKKLAKFLKDSERKFAEYKKRAEKKGGRF, from the coding sequence GTGGTAAAGGTTGGCGACGTCGTGAAGAGCAAGGTCACACAGATAACAAAATTCGGAGCAGTGGTCACGCTCGAGAACGGAGAAACCGGGTTCATTCACATCTCCAAAATCGCGAATCAGTACGTGAAGAACGTCGAAGACTTCCTCAAGCAGGGTCAGGAAGTCACCGCGAGGATCATAGGCAAAACGCGCGACGGGAAATGGGAACTGTCACTGAAGGAAGAGAAGAGTCAGGAAGAGCAGAAGGACGCCAAGAAGGCTGAGTTCGAAAAGAAGCTGGCGAAGTTTCTGAAAGACAGCGAGCGGAAGTTCGCGGAGTACAAGAAGAGAGCGGAGAAAAAGGGTGGGAGGTTCTGA
- a CDS encoding ATP-binding protein gives MGLRTIVDHVMDIVQNSFKAQAKKIRLRIVQNDSRFCFTVEDDGVGMTQEEILRVFDPFYTTRDPKVRRVGLGLPFLKQAAEATGGYVKLESEKGKGTRVTACFNTDHIDCQEIGDVVGCLVTLLTGTPEGVELCVERCYKDDCYALTTTQLMEVLGDLSSPVVIKSLYEVLEELEKDLFEKEVS, from the coding sequence ATGGGATTGAGAACCATCGTAGACCATGTGATGGACATCGTTCAGAACTCCTTCAAGGCACAAGCCAAAAAGATCAGGCTGAGGATCGTCCAGAACGACAGCAGATTCTGTTTCACCGTCGAAGACGATGGGGTGGGGATGACACAGGAAGAAATTTTAAGGGTGTTCGATCCCTTCTACACCACGCGTGATCCAAAGGTTCGCAGGGTTGGCCTTGGACTTCCATTTTTGAAACAGGCGGCGGAGGCCACGGGGGGATACGTGAAGCTGGAGAGCGAGAAGGGAAAAGGAACGAGAGTGACAGCGTGCTTCAACACGGACCACATCGACTGCCAGGAAATCGGCGACGTGGTGGGCTGTCTGGTGACCTTGCTGACAGGGACTCCTGAAGGTGTAGAATTGTGCGTAGAAAGATGCTACAAAGACGATTGCTACGCGCTGACGACAACCCAATTGATGGAAGTTCTCGGCGATCTTTCTTCGCCGGTGGTGATCAAGTCCCTTTACGAGGTCCTCGAGGAACTCGAGAAGGACTTGTTTGAGAAGGAGGTATCATAA
- a CDS encoding DNA-directed RNA polymerase subunit omega: MSKQILHYDRLSSKIPYKYAIPIAVAKRAEALKEYAKPYITTQDNNPVSIAFQELQAGYVRIKNEEILRILLPNVK, translated from the coding sequence ATGAGCAAGCAAATCTTGCATTACGACAGACTGTCGAGCAAGATCCCATACAAGTACGCGATTCCCATAGCGGTGGCGAAGAGGGCCGAGGCACTCAAAGAATACGCGAAACCTTACATCACAACTCAGGACAACAACCCCGTCTCTATCGCGTTCCAGGAACTCCAGGCGGGCTACGTGAGGATAAAGAACGAAGAGATCCTGCGCATACTGCTTCCCAACGTGAAGTGA
- the rpmE gene encoding 50S ribosomal protein L31, whose amino-acid sequence MKKGIHPEMKLLTVRCACGAEHKFYSTKDTVRIDVCSNCHPLYKGQGATGLVIDTEGRIEKFKRRYEGVEY is encoded by the coding sequence ATGAAGAAAGGCATTCATCCGGAGATGAAGTTGTTGACAGTTAGGTGTGCGTGTGGCGCGGAGCACAAATTCTACAGCACGAAGGACACGGTCAGGATAGATGTGTGCTCCAACTGTCACCCCCTCTACAAGGGACAGGGAGCCACGGGCCTCGTGATAGACACTGAAGGTCGCATCGAGAAGTTCAAACGCAGGTACGAAGGCGTTGAGTATTGA
- a CDS encoding YicC/YloC family endoribonuclease: MPKSMTGYAKVEKVLNEYRIDCELKTFNSRYLNIEVSVPSFFSSREIELTKLVQGCIRRGKVSLKLYVEFLTPPVQALRIDFGLAKVYYDGFEELVTRLGIPEPVNLDHLLRFRELVRFELPPSQQEEIWRLCETVVKEALEKLDVERAREGEEISKHLGAILDELDQVTRRLREIAINSMPSVREKIREQIQQLLGGAQIDVNLLENLVAVNLQKLDVREEIDRLESHLKRAKDLLRSDEAVGNHLDFLAQEMLRELNTILSKSEDMQLIELALRGKLLVSQFREQVQNLE, encoded by the coding sequence TTGCCGAAAAGTATGACAGGCTATGCGAAGGTAGAAAAAGTACTCAACGAATACAGGATCGATTGTGAGCTGAAGACTTTCAATTCACGCTATCTCAACATCGAAGTCAGCGTTCCTTCGTTCTTTTCTTCCCGTGAGATTGAGCTGACTAAGCTCGTTCAAGGATGCATCAGGCGAGGTAAGGTGTCGTTGAAGTTGTACGTTGAGTTCCTCACGCCACCCGTGCAGGCACTGCGGATCGACTTTGGACTCGCCAAGGTGTACTACGACGGTTTCGAAGAACTGGTGACCAGGCTCGGCATTCCGGAGCCCGTGAATCTCGACCATCTGCTCAGATTTCGTGAACTGGTGAGGTTTGAGCTTCCACCGTCCCAGCAAGAAGAGATCTGGCGACTCTGTGAGACGGTTGTAAAAGAAGCCCTCGAAAAGTTGGATGTTGAACGGGCCAGGGAGGGCGAAGAGATTTCGAAACATCTTGGAGCCATTCTGGACGAGCTGGACCAGGTGACACGCAGATTGAGAGAGATCGCCATCAATTCGATGCCATCGGTGAGGGAGAAGATCCGTGAACAGATCCAGCAGTTGCTGGGTGGTGCTCAGATTGACGTGAACCTTCTGGAAAATCTGGTGGCGGTGAACCTGCAGAAACTGGATGTGCGCGAGGAGATCGACAGGCTCGAGTCCCATCTGAAGCGTGCGAAAGATTTGCTCAGGAGTGACGAAGCGGTTGGAAACCATCTGGACTTTCTCGCCCAGGAGATGCTTCGAGAGCTGAACACGATCCTTTCTAAGTCTGAAGACATGCAGCTGATAGAGCTTGCATTGAGAGGGAAACTGCTCGTTTCTCAGTTCAGAGAGCAGGTTCAGAACTTGGAATGA